The Terriglobales bacterium genomic sequence CGATAGACCAGGCCGCTGGCGTCGAAGCTGGCAATTTCGAAGGCGTGGCCGTGGGTGATGGCGTCCACCGGGCAGGCTTCCACGCAATATCCGCAGAAGATGCAGCGGTTGTAGTCGATGTTATAGACCTCGGCGTAGCGCTCGGCGCCGGAGATGCGCCTGGTTTCCGTGTTCTCCGCCGCCTCGATGTAGATGCAGTTTGAGGGACAGGCCGCGGCGCACAGGAAGCAGGCCACGCACTTCTCCATCCCATTCTCGTCGCGCTGCAGCACGTGCACGCCGCGGTAGCGCTGCTGGAACTGAGCGCCCTTCAGCGGCCCCGGACCGTCGGGATAGTTCTCCACCACCGTGGGCGCGAACATCTCCCGCAGGGTGACGGACATGCCCTTGGCGATGAAGTAGAGGTCGTGGAAGAGCGGCATGAAGGGCCAGTATAAATCAGGCTAGGGACGTGACGCAGGTCACGGTGTCGAGGGCCTCAACAGCAGGTTCCTCGCTGCGCTCGGAATGACAAACCTAAAGGGACTAGCGGATCACTCAATCCCCAGGTCCTTCCACTTCTTGTCCACCGCCGCCTTGGTCTTTTCGTCCATGCGGATCTCGTCCGGCCAGGGGCGGGTGAAGCCCTCGGCGCGCCACT encodes the following:
- a CDS encoding NADH-quinone oxidoreductase subunit I, with translation MPLFHDLYFIAKGMSVTLREMFAPTVVENYPDGPGPLKGAQFQQRYRGVHVLQRDENGMEKCVACFLCAAACPSNCIYIEAAENTETRRISGAERYAEVYNIDYNRCIFCGYCVEACPVDAITHGHAFEIASFDASGLVYRKEQMLAPMPGQSAGLTPVGDAIFPAAAREASR